In one window of Saprospiraceae bacterium DNA:
- a CDS encoding PorP/SprF family type IX secretion system membrane protein has protein sequence MFRLFLTLAFVSYFSGPSIFCQDIIFSQFNSVNLYYNPAFTGSFPGNFRVSSSYRNQWIGLQDQPLTQLIISGDIKFSFGYDSPLKDYIGAGVFFNTDRSQVFDWNTNEMAIQMAYHKLLNKNNRSFITGGLGFGVRQRSVNYDNLYFEDQFNGLDKYNGTSSELLPANIHASPTFNLGLQYQTFLSKKTHLQLGLSAQKILGNEFSFYNNFDNTDYIGTKENEAFKNILFITNLTYRYNNFEEIYPKLLVHLQGPHGIIITGISYRKAFQKSNQSAFHTGISARTAKSESSLAVTDLGLQLGLELGNFMIGLNYDFGIADLTRYKSPTQSFELSLRLMGEYDNQYNLAPRF, from the coding sequence ATGTTTCGTTTATTTTTAACCTTGGCTTTCGTGAGTTATTTCTCAGGACCATCCATTTTTTGCCAAGATATTATTTTTTCGCAATTTAATTCGGTTAACCTTTATTACAATCCAGCATTTACAGGTTCATTTCCAGGAAACTTTAGGGTCAGTTCTTCTTATAGAAATCAATGGATTGGATTGCAGGATCAACCGCTCACACAACTCATCATCTCAGGAGATATCAAATTTAGTTTTGGCTATGATAGTCCCCTCAAGGATTATATTGGAGCCGGGGTATTTTTTAATACAGACCGTTCACAGGTTTTCGACTGGAATACAAACGAAATGGCTATTCAGATGGCCTACCATAAATTGTTGAATAAAAACAACCGAAGTTTTATAACCGGAGGTCTTGGGTTTGGAGTAAGACAACGTTCTGTCAATTACGATAATTTATATTTTGAAGATCAGTTTAACGGACTCGATAAGTATAACGGAACTTCATCAGAATTGCTTCCGGCCAATATCCACGCTTCACCTACTTTCAATTTAGGATTGCAATACCAGACCTTCTTAAGTAAAAAAACACATCTGCAGTTGGGTCTTTCCGCACAAAAAATTCTGGGGAATGAGTTTTCTTTTTACAATAATTTCGATAATACAGATTACATAGGAACAAAAGAAAATGAAGCTTTTAAAAATATTCTCTTCATCACAAACCTCACATACCGGTACAATAATTTTGAAGAAATTTATCCAAAACTATTGGTTCATTTGCAAGGTCCTCACGGCATCATAATAACGGGAATTTCTTACCGGAAGGCATTTCAGAAATCTAATCAAAGCGCTTTTCATACCGGGATTAGTGCCCGTACAGCAAAAAGTGAATCTTCACTTGCAGTGACGGATCTTGGACTGCAACTGGGTTTAGAACTAGGAAATTTTATGATCGGCCTGAATTATGATTTCGGAATTGCAGACCTTACCCGTTACAAATCTCCAACGCAATCCTTTGAATTGAGTCTTCGTTTAATGGGCGAATACGACAATCAGTATAATCTTGCACCCCGGTTTTGA
- the ribB gene encoding 3,4-dihydroxy-2-butanone-4-phosphate synthase, with amino-acid sequence MSMFNTIEEAIADFKEGKLLIVVDNEDRENEGDFICAAETITPELVNFMALQGRGLLCAPLEETRADLLNLPLMVRNNTSLHETAFTVSVDLIGKGCTTGISTHDRCLTIQALANDAFSKEDFARPGHIFPLRAKPGGVLQRAGHTEAVVDLAKLSGMAPAGALIEILNDDGSMARLPQLFEKSKQFGLKIISIHDLIEYRLRSERLIKAEKSINCKVDGETYRLIQYRQINTNDLHFAFVKGNIQSENTCYVRVQHSDALVEWFDLFVQGDQSLIKRAFTALNAFPEAILLMITNQNRSDDPLKRLTGESEVPYGALVEQHQREIGIGAQILKDLNVGKMIVLSNHPRKTISLEAFGLEILSYLNY; translated from the coding sequence ATGTCGATGTTTAATACGATTGAAGAAGCTATCGCAGATTTTAAAGAAGGAAAATTGTTGATCGTTGTCGATAATGAAGACAGAGAAAATGAAGGCGATTTTATCTGTGCAGCAGAAACCATAACACCCGAGCTTGTTAATTTTATGGCACTTCAGGGAAGGGGATTGCTTTGCGCGCCGCTTGAGGAAACCAGGGCCGATCTACTGAATCTTCCGCTGATGGTAAGAAATAATACTTCCTTGCATGAAACTGCCTTTACCGTTTCTGTTGATCTCATCGGCAAAGGATGTACCACCGGCATTTCTACACACGATCGATGTTTAACAATTCAAGCATTGGCGAATGATGCATTTTCAAAAGAAGATTTTGCCAGACCCGGCCATATTTTTCCTTTACGGGCTAAACCTGGAGGCGTTCTGCAGCGAGCCGGACATACGGAAGCAGTTGTGGATCTTGCGAAACTTTCGGGAATGGCTCCTGCAGGTGCATTGATTGAAATTCTCAACGACGACGGGTCCATGGCCAGATTGCCACAATTGTTCGAGAAATCAAAGCAGTTCGGGCTAAAAATAATTTCCATTCACGATTTAATTGAATACCGCTTGCGAAGCGAAAGACTTATCAAAGCTGAAAAGTCAATAAATTGTAAAGTGGATGGGGAGACTTACAGGTTGATTCAATACAGACAAATCAATACGAATGACCTACATTTTGCATTTGTAAAAGGGAACATTCAATCAGAGAATACCTGTTATGTCAGAGTTCAGCATTCTGATGCATTAGTCGAATGGTTTGATTTGTTTGTACAGGGTGATCAGAGTTTAATAAAGCGGGCTTTTACGGCGTTGAATGCTTTTCCTGAGGCCATACTGCTCATGATAACCAACCAGAATCGTTCAGATGATCCCTTGAAGCGTTTAACGGGTGAGAGCGAAGTTCCATATGGTGCTTTAGTGGAACAACATCAACGCGAAATCGGCATCGGTGCGCAAATCCTTAAAGATCTAAACGTAGGTAAAATGATCGTTTTATCAAATCATCCTCGGAAGACTATAAGTCTGGAAGCTTTCGGCTTAGAAATTTTGAGCTACTTAAATTATTGA
- a CDS encoding LysM peptidoglycan-binding domain-containing protein, with translation MKINHFFSLQNRVCFSMLLLLLSPQVQAQVIEIQRNSKPDGVLYFEHQVKKGETAFGLAKKYRIILEEFLTLNQSPLLPGLNEGGIAKIPFHTETLSLDSSKQAIPLYYRVMPKDNYYALAHRILKIPESQLTNLNPQFNSGLQAGALLKLGYLKLSEPVEELLTKEVPLPDPEPYFENPDYSVNSISKRGLAFVEMKGLGEGRYFALHATAPIESQILVTNPINNKAIPAKVIGRIPPIYEKSVMVVVSSSVAYALGIPDKRFYAQIIYQKNN, from the coding sequence ATGAAAATTAACCATTTTTTCAGCCTTCAAAACCGAGTGTGTTTTAGCATGTTGCTCCTTTTATTATCTCCTCAGGTCCAGGCGCAAGTTATTGAGATTCAAAGAAATTCAAAACCGGATGGAGTGCTTTATTTTGAACATCAGGTCAAAAAAGGAGAAACAGCCTTCGGACTGGCTAAAAAATACAGGATTATCCTGGAGGAATTTTTGACTCTCAATCAGAGTCCTCTTTTACCTGGTTTAAATGAAGGCGGGATCGCTAAAATTCCATTTCATACGGAGACCCTTAGTTTGGATTCTTCCAAACAAGCTATCCCACTTTATTACAGAGTCATGCCAAAAGATAATTATTATGCATTGGCTCACAGGATTCTTAAAATTCCTGAGTCCCAGTTGACAAATCTCAACCCTCAATTCAATTCAGGCCTTCAGGCTGGTGCCCTTTTGAAGCTTGGGTACTTAAAATTGTCTGAACCTGTTGAAGAACTTCTTACAAAAGAAGTCCCTTTACCAGATCCCGAACCTTACTTTGAAAACCCCGATTATTCCGTAAATTCAATCTCCAAAAGGGGCCTGGCTTTTGTGGAAATGAAAGGCCTTGGCGAAGGTCGCTATTTTGCATTACATGCCACAGCACCTATAGAATCCCAAATTCTCGTAACCAATCCCATCAATAACAAGGCTATTCCTGCCAAAGTGATCGGACGAATACCTCCCATCTATGAAAAATCAGTGATGGTTGTCGTTTCATCAAGTGTTGCTTATGCGCTGGGAATACCTGATAAGCGCTTTTATGCCCAAATAATCTATCAAAAAAACAACTAA
- the kdsB gene encoding 3-deoxy-manno-octulosonate cytidylyltransferase yields the protein MTHHKTIGLIPARYASSRLPGKLLLPLGGSSILKSVYDKALLCQTLDGIAVVTDHEGIYEHVKSWNGEVYMSRSDHQSGTDRIAEIAGAMDQYDYVVNIQGDEPFIVPRAIDYIVEVVQSARASIGTLISLIHDIEDYSNPHVVKVVKDIYNYAMYFSRSSIPYHRNDPKSLPSTDVFKHIGLYVFEREALLEITKIPVSNLEESEKLEQLRWLEHGKKIITATVEYNSFGIDTREDYDRALLIYNSL from the coding sequence ATGACGCATCATAAAACAATTGGTTTAATACCTGCACGGTATGCTTCGAGTCGTTTGCCGGGAAAACTGCTGTTGCCCCTGGGCGGGAGCAGCATATTAAAATCAGTTTACGATAAAGCACTTCTTTGCCAGACCTTGGATGGTATAGCCGTGGTAACCGATCACGAAGGCATTTATGAACATGTGAAATCGTGGAATGGAGAAGTGTATATGAGTCGGTCTGACCATCAAAGCGGAACTGACCGGATCGCTGAGATTGCCGGAGCTATGGATCAATACGACTATGTAGTCAATATTCAGGGTGATGAACCATTTATTGTTCCCCGTGCCATTGACTATATTGTTGAGGTTGTACAGTCCGCAAGGGCATCTATCGGAACCTTAATTTCTCTTATCCATGATATTGAAGATTATTCTAACCCTCATGTCGTAAAAGTCGTTAAGGATATTTACAATTATGCCATGTATTTCAGCCGTTCATCAATTCCATACCATCGCAATGACCCTAAGTCGCTTCCATCGACTGATGTTTTCAAGCATATTGGTCTCTATGTATTTGAGCGGGAAGCATTATTGGAAATCACTAAAATTCCCGTTTCCAATCTTGAAGAATCAGAAAAACTCGAACAACTTCGGTGGCTGGAGCATGGAAAAAAAATCATTACGGCTACCGTGGAATACAACTCTTTTGGTATTGATACCAGAGAAGATTATGATCGGGCTTTATTGATTTACAATTCGCTTTAA
- a CDS encoding glycosyltransferase encodes MTPILECLLPALFLFIIYPYVLYPFIIYCLYKFQGKGRAQELNTDPAFRISCIIAVYNEEAVIQKKIESVLNSDYPKHLLKIYIGSDGSTDRSNEILKNIAETNEQVVIQLYSDRSGKTNVINRLTKFVLNENKSESTHILVYTDANIFLNESTLRHIVVPFQNPKVALVDSRIIQRTEQLYGIGESEKVYMNLEIWLKKMEGDLWGLSMGAFGGCYALRSTYSSELPAGLLVDDFYISMRAMLDKGLSITNHQAVCYEHIPDNLKEEFNRKRRIASGNFQNLQIFLPRILQMGFRLAFVFISHKVMRWLFPINVLLFFLICGILALQGYSIYSFAFILMTFVIGFLPFIDYILAKFHIKIQLLRAWRYFIFMNIAVLVGFYRYLRGIQQSTWQPPKRTM; translated from the coding sequence ATGACTCCAATACTAGAATGCTTACTTCCTGCTTTATTTCTGTTCATTATCTATCCCTATGTACTTTATCCTTTCATCATTTATTGCTTATATAAATTTCAGGGGAAGGGACGTGCACAGGAATTAAACACAGATCCTGCATTCAGGATCTCCTGCATCATCGCTGTTTATAATGAAGAAGCAGTCATACAAAAAAAGATTGAGTCTGTGCTCAATTCAGATTATCCCAAACACCTGCTAAAAATATATATAGGTTCCGATGGTTCGACTGACCGTTCAAACGAGATTCTCAAAAACATAGCCGAAACGAACGAACAGGTTGTCATTCAGTTATACAGCGACCGATCAGGAAAAACAAATGTTATTAACCGCCTTACCAAGTTTGTTTTGAATGAAAATAAATCGGAATCCACCCATATTTTGGTTTATACGGATGCTAATATTTTTTTAAATGAAAGCACACTGCGGCATATCGTAGTTCCATTTCAGAATCCTAAAGTGGCATTGGTCGATTCCCGAATTATTCAACGAACCGAACAGCTGTATGGGATAGGCGAATCCGAAAAAGTATACATGAATCTGGAGATTTGGTTAAAAAAGATGGAAGGTGATTTATGGGGTCTTTCCATGGGTGCTTTTGGCGGCTGTTATGCTTTGCGCTCGACCTACAGCAGTGAATTGCCCGCTGGATTGCTGGTAGATGATTTTTACATTTCGATGAGAGCTATGCTGGATAAAGGACTGAGTATAACGAATCATCAGGCTGTTTGTTATGAGCACATTCCCGATAATCTAAAAGAAGAATTTAACAGAAAGAGAAGAATCGCTTCGGGTAATTTTCAAAATTTGCAAATTTTTCTTCCCAGGATATTGCAAATGGGTTTTCGTCTTGCATTCGTTTTTATTTCTCATAAAGTAATGAGATGGTTATTCCCGATAAACGTGTTGTTGTTTTTTCTGATCTGTGGCATACTGGCTTTACAAGGATATTCTATTTATTCGTTTGCTTTTATACTCATGACTTTTGTAATTGGCTTTTTGCCTTTTATAGATTATATACTGGCAAAATTTCATATTAAAATTCAATTGCTGCGCGCCTGGCGATATTTTATTTTTATGAATATTGCAGTATTGGTTGGATTCTACAGATATTTGAGGGGTATACAGCAAAGTACCTGGCAACCACCTAAAAGAACAATGTAA
- a CDS encoding C40 family peptidase, whose amino-acid sequence MKVSDGKLTVAISVIAVRKWPDHKSEMVNQLLFGDFIEIIDTSGSWICVRSLEDQYQGWIENRPEYLLERAYTEMKQIIVSATAGVEISNRKLNIPMGSYLHFSECKLYMGKASSEVSLMESLQWIKAAFEGVPYLWGGKTIFGIDCSGLVQLYARLAGIALPRDAKDQALQGDDMILDQQLPGDLVFFDGNHGTKVNHVGIIIEPGKILHASGHVRVDSFDFQGIWDLNKQAYTHKYLFTKRITRPG is encoded by the coding sequence ATGAAGGTATCTGACGGGAAATTAACAGTTGCGATCTCAGTCATTGCCGTGCGTAAATGGCCTGACCACAAATCGGAAATGGTGAATCAGTTGCTGTTTGGCGACTTTATTGAGATCATTGATACATCAGGCAGTTGGATATGCGTTCGTTCTTTAGAAGATCAATACCAGGGATGGATAGAAAACCGACCGGAATATTTGTTGGAACGTGCATATACGGAAATGAAACAAATCATTGTTTCTGCTACGGCAGGTGTTGAAATATCCAACAGAAAATTAAATATTCCGATGGGGAGTTATCTGCATTTTTCAGAATGTAAGTTGTACATGGGAAAAGCAAGTTCAGAAGTAAGTCTGATGGAAAGTCTGCAATGGATTAAAGCTGCATTTGAAGGGGTACCGTATTTATGGGGAGGTAAAACCATCTTTGGAATTGATTGCAGCGGATTAGTTCAGCTGTATGCCAGGCTTGCCGGAATTGCTTTGCCGCGGGATGCAAAAGATCAGGCATTGCAAGGTGATGACATGATACTCGATCAACAGCTACCCGGGGATCTCGTTTTTTTTGATGGAAACCATGGCACGAAAGTGAATCACGTAGGCATCATCATTGAACCCGGAAAAATTTTGCATGCTTCCGGACATGTGCGGGTCGATTCGTTTGACTTTCAGGGAATATGGGATCTAAACAAACAAGCCTACACGCATAAATATCTATTTACCAAGCGGATCACAAGGCCCGGATGA
- a CDS encoding pyridoxal-phosphate dependent enzyme, producing the protein MHYYKNILEAIGNTPLIQLNKSVMGVPATVLAKVETFNPGHSIKDRMAVKMVDDAEASGKLKPGGTIIECTSGNTGMGLALVACVRGYKCIFTTSDKQSKEKIDMLKAMGSEVIVCPTNVTPEDPRSYYSVARKLSEEIPNSFWCNQYDNLSNAAAHYRSTGPEIWKQTDGKITHLVVGVGTGGTISGVAKYLKEMNPNIQVWGIDTYGSVFKKYKETGIFDEKEIYPYITEGIGEDILPKNVNFDLIDLFEKVTDKDGALAARKLAREEGLLLGYSAGSALAGLLQLKAKLKPTDLVVLIFHDHGSRYIGKIYNDDWMIERGFLTKDKTIADLLRSKTDKTFYSIAPKESIRNVLSIMKRHDISQLPVIDGQDIVGTVSENTVLNFILENPLNHPDKEVSTIMTEPMPLLKKETTLSTLNKYFTEKCPGIITQDDSGQYNVITKYDIIRAL; encoded by the coding sequence ATGCATTATTATAAAAATATACTGGAAGCTATTGGAAATACTCCCTTAATCCAATTAAACAAGTCTGTAATGGGCGTCCCTGCTACTGTCCTGGCGAAAGTGGAAACTTTCAATCCGGGTCATTCCATCAAAGATCGCATGGCCGTTAAGATGGTTGACGATGCTGAAGCCTCGGGAAAGTTGAAGCCAGGAGGTACCATCATTGAATGTACCAGCGGCAATACAGGGATGGGACTTGCTTTAGTAGCTTGCGTCAGAGGCTATAAATGTATTTTTACGACTTCCGACAAGCAGTCTAAAGAAAAAATTGACATGCTTAAAGCAATGGGTTCGGAAGTTATTGTGTGTCCAACAAACGTAACTCCGGAAGATCCGAGATCTTATTACTCGGTTGCCCGCAAACTCAGCGAAGAAATCCCAAATTCGTTTTGGTGTAATCAATACGACAACCTTTCCAATGCAGCAGCACATTATAGAAGTACCGGTCCAGAGATCTGGAAGCAAACCGACGGCAAGATCACACATTTAGTCGTTGGTGTCGGAACCGGAGGAACCATTTCAGGCGTTGCAAAATACCTGAAAGAAATGAATCCCAACATTCAGGTATGGGGAATTGATACCTATGGTTCGGTCTTCAAAAAATATAAAGAGACAGGCATCTTTGACGAAAAAGAAATTTATCCTTACATCACAGAAGGTATCGGAGAAGACATCCTTCCAAAAAATGTAAACTTTGATTTGATCGATCTCTTTGAAAAAGTAACAGATAAAGATGGCGCTTTAGCAGCAAGGAAACTGGCCAGAGAAGAAGGTTTACTTTTGGGTTATTCGGCAGGTTCTGCCTTAGCGGGTCTCCTGCAATTAAAAGCGAAACTTAAACCTACTGATCTGGTTGTTTTGATCTTTCACGATCATGGCAGCAGGTATATAGGTAAAATTTACAACGATGACTGGATGATTGAACGTGGCTTCCTGACCAAAGACAAAACCATAGCAGATTTATTGAGGTCTAAAACTGATAAAACATTTTATTCCATTGCCCCGAAAGAATCGATTCGCAATGTACTCAGCATCATGAAGCGACACGATATTTCACAATTACCGGTAATTGATGGGCAGGATATTGTTGGCACCGTTTCAGAAAATACCGTCCTTAATTTTATTCTTGAAAATCCATTAAATCATCCCGATAAAGAAGTATCCACCATCATGACAGAGCCTATGCCTCTGTTAAAAAAAGAAACCACCCTCAGCACATTGAACAAATATTTTACAGAGAAATGCCCTGGTATCATTACTCAAGATGATAGCGGACAGTACAATGTGATTACCAAATACGATATCATCCGGGCCTTGTGA